The Actinopolymorpha sp. NPDC004070 genome includes the window AGGATGGTCGCGCTCCACGTTCCAGCGGTCCCGCGCACGCACAGGTCACGCGCCCTCCGCTCGGCGCTGCTCGGCGCGGTGGCACTGCTGCTCGCGTTGTCGGGCGCGGCCTGTGCCGGCAGCGACTCCGCGGGCTCGACCGGCGGCGGCAAACTCACCATCACGGTGGAGGGCCCGAACCAGTGGAACGACAGTGGTTCGTCGTTCGGCAAACCCTGGGAGGATCTGGTCGCGGCGTTCGAGAAGGCCGAACCCGACATCAGGGTGAAGACCGTGGTCCTTCCCCTGAACAGCTTCAGCCAGACGATCTCCACCCACCTGGCGGCCGGCACCGCGCCGGAGCTCGTCTTCAACCAGGCCCCGCACCAGCCCTACATGGTGGCCCCGCTGGACGAGTACCTGAAGAAGCCCAACCCTTACATCAGGAGTGGGCCGGGAAGCCGGCAGTGGCTGGACGTCTTCCGCAAGCGCTACTACGGCATCGGCAACCCGGCCAGCCGCAACGCGGACGGGCACGTGGAGTTCGTACCGTTCAACCTGGTCGGCACCGGCGTCTTCTACAACCGCGAGGCGTTCGGCAAGGCCGGAATCAAGGCACCCGTCGAGACCTTCGAGGATCTGATCGGTGCGTGCGGCCGGCTGAAAGCGGCGGGGTACACCCCGCTCGCGATGGACCGCTCCGACCTCGGGCCGGGCTGGACCATGGCCACGATCAGCGGGATGCTCCTCGACAGCTGGGTCGACAAGATCAACGTCTACACCGTGGACGGCAAGCCCGGTAAGGCGTCCTCGTCCACCGGTGCACCGGTGGTCGCCGGGAAGTCGATGGCGAAGGCTGTGCTGACCGGTGAGCTCACCACGAGGACGCCGCAGGTGGTGGAGTCCCACAAGCTCATCAAGCAGATGTGGGACGCGTGCGTGGACAAGGACTGGTCCGGCAACACCGAAGGGCTCAACGGAGCGGTCGTCGGCCTGCGCGACTTCGCCTCCGGCAAGGCCGGCATGGCGTGGGGCGTCAACTTCGGGGTGAGTGCGCTGAAGGACGTGAAGTTCTCCTTTGCCAGCATGCCCTTCCCGCAGATCACGAAGGCGTCGACGCCGCTGGCCACGGGTGCGCCGGCCCGCTTCGGGGCCGGGGTCGGCGGCACGAGCTACATGATCCCGTCGACCGTCAAGGGCGAGAAGCTGGCGGCGGCGATCAAGTTCCTGCAGTTCGTGAGTACGCCGAAGAACATCCAGCCCTGGCTGTCGCGCACCGGCGGCATCTCCGCGGTGGAGGGCGCCAGCGGCGCCGACGCCACGAAGGCGTTCGCCGACGGCACCTGGGGCGACTCGATTCCGCTGGCCGTGCCGGGTGGGCCGCCGGGGGTGACGACACTCAGCCTGTACGAGGGCTGGCTGCTGGGCACGAAGTCCCTGTCCCAGCAGGAGTCCTACCTGCAGGACATGTGGACCAAGGGCCAGCGGCAGGCCGTCAAGGACAACAAGTGGGACAAGGAGCCGTGGGCGAAGTAGCGACCGCGGCGGTCGAGCACCGGCGCGACTCGAGTGACCGCGAAGGCCAACAGGGACGAGGGTCCCGGCCCGGCCGGCGTCGGCGTACCCGCTTTCCGTGGTACGCCTACCTCGCGCTCGTGCCGCTGTTCGCCACCCTCGCGGTCTTCGCCTACTACCCGGCGGCCAGCGGCATCTGGCACTCCTTCTACGAGTGGCGTCCGGGCTTCGACTCACCGTTCGTCGGACTCGGCAACTACACCACGATGATGGCCGACGACCTGTGGTGGAAGTCGTTCCGCAACCTCGGCTTCATCTTCGTGTTCGGCGTCACCATCGCGTGGGCGCTTCCGCTGCAGGCGGCGGAGCTGATCATCAGTCTGGACAGCAAGCGGGCACAGTTCACGTTCCGCACCCTGCTGATCGCGCCGATGGCGTTCCCGGGCGTGGTCACGGTGTTGTTGTGGGCGGCGATGTACGAGCCGACCAACGGCGTGATCAACCGCGTGTTGCGCGGCGCGGGCCTGGGCTTCCTGGCGCAGAACTGGGTCGGCGACCCTAAGTACGCGCTGCTGTCCCTGCTGTTCATCGGGTTCCCGTTCGTGGCCGGCCTGCCGTTCCTGGTGTTCCTCACGACGCTGCAGAACGTCTCGGCGGAGATCTTCGAGGCGGCCGAACTCGACGGGTGCGGCCGGCTGCGCCGGTTGGTCGCGATCGACCTGCCGCTGATGACGGGTCAGTTGAAGCTGCTGGTGTTCCTCGCCACGATCGGCGTTCTGCAGTACGGCTTCGCGGCGTACCTGCTCACCGGCGGAGGGCCGGACAACGCCACGCAGGTGCCCGTCCTGCGGATGCTGGGCGTTGCGTTCCAGGGCAGCCAGTGGGGCTACGCCGCCGCCCTGTCGACCACGTTGTTCGCGATGACGATCGCGCTGAGCGTTGTGATCGTGTTCGTACGCAGGAGGGGCGACGCCGATGTCCGTCCGCTCTAGACGTCGCCGGCGCCACCAGACCGCGATCAAGGCGGCGCTCAGCCTGATCGTGTTCGTGGGGCTGTTCCCGTTCCTGTTCATGCTGGTCACCTCCTTCAAGACCAACCAGCAGTACTACGAGTCCTGGTGGCTGCCCACGTTGCCGCTGCACCTGGACAACTACACCCGCGCCTGGGCGCAGATCCGGCCGTACTTCGTCACCTCGGTCGTGGTGGCGGCCGCGGCCATCGTCGGGGCGCTCGTGTTGTGCACGGTCGCGGCGTTCGTCTTCGCGCGGTACCGGTTCTTCGGCCGCAACGTGTTGTTCGGGCTGGTCGCAGCCCTGCTCATGGTCCCGGGAATCGCGAGCCTGATCCCGATGTTCGTGCTGATGCGCGACCTCGGCCTGCTGAACACGCGCGTCGTCCTGGTGATCCCGCATCTGGTCGGCGGAGCGGTCCTCGGGACCCTGCTCATGAAGACGTTCGTCGAGCAACTGCCACAGGAGTTGTTCGACGCGGCCCGGGTCGACGGCGCCGGCGGGCCGCGCCTGTTCGTCTCGATCGCGCTGCCACTGTCCCTGCCGGTGGTCGGGACCATTGCGCTGGTCACGGTGATCGGCGTCTGGAACGACTTCTTCTGGCCGCTGCTCACCGTCACCGAGAACGAACTGCGCACCGTGTCCGCCGGGCTGCAGTTCTTCCAGACCCAGAACGCCACCGAGTACGGCCCGCTGTTCGCGGGCTACGCGATCGCCAGCATCCCGCTGCTGATCCTGTTCGTCTTCTTGTCGAAGTACTTCCTCGCCGGCCTGCAGGGCGGACTGCCCGGGGTGGGCGGCAACAAGTGAGGCCGGCCGATCCGGTGACGCCCACAGCGCCGCCGAGGACATCCTTGTGGAGGTTCGCCATGCCCGGGCGGTTGCGCCGTCGGAGCCCGCTCACCGTCGCTCTCGCGCTGGCAGGTCTGCTGACCGCCACGGTGGCGGCCATGCCCGCCGTCGCGATCGCGTCGGCCCCCGCCACCACCTCGGCGGCCGCCACCTCGTCGGAGGGCATCACGGCGGTGTCGGCACACGACACGACCGTCGAGGTCGGCGGAAGCGTCGCCGAGGCCGGCGCACAGGTGGCGATCTACGTCCTCGGCGCGGAGGCGGACGCGGCCGACTACGACAACGGCACGGCGGTGGCGCGGACGACGTCGGGAGCCGACGGCGCGTTCGCCGCGTCGTTCCCTCGTACCGACCAGGCGGGGCGCGACCGGTTGTACGACCAGTACGTCGCCGTGGCCGGGTCGGGCGCGGACGCGAGGGTCGTCGGCGGCCCTCGGTATGTCGACCGACTCGACTTCACTCCCGCGCGCGACTTCGACTACCCGAAGGCGGCGAGCAAGAAGGGCCTGCAGGTCGAGATGACCGACGACGCGGAGGAACTCGGCGTCCAGCACGCCGGGATCAACGTGGCGTTCAACGAGATCATGCGCAACGGGCCGGGTGACGACCCGTCGAAGGTCGTGCCGTTCGAGTCCGGCGGACGGACGTTCTACTTCGATGCGGACGCGGTCGCGCGCCTCGACGGGCAGATCAAACCCCTGTCGGACAACGGGATCCTCGTCAACCTGATCCTGATCCTCTACCAGAGCGGCGACCCGAACTCCGCCTGGCCGATCCTGCACGACCCCGACGCCGCGGTCGGCTCCGGCACCGTCTACGCGTTCAACACCAAGACGGCGGAGGGAGTGGCGTACTTCACCGCGGCCGTGGAGTTTCTCGCCGACCGCTACACCCGCGCGGACCAGGCACACGGACGGGCCGTCGGCTACATCGTCGGCAACGAGGTCGACGCCCAGTGGGTGTGGGCGAACTCCGGTGACACGCCGCTGGAGCAGTTCCTCCCCGCCTACGCCCGGGCGGTGCGGATCGCCTGGCAGGCAACGCGGAAGTACTGGTCCGGTGCTCGCACCTACGTCTCGCTCACCCACTGCTGGACCACCGTGTGCGGCGACAATCCCGACCCGGCGAACCCGACCAGGTTCTACGCCGGCAAGGACGTCGTCGACCAGTTGAACGCCCTCACCAAGCGCACCGGAGACGTCGGCTGGAACGTCGCCTACCACCCCTATCCGGAGAACCTGTTCGACCCGGCGTTCTGGAACGACAAGGCCGCGACACCCGGCTTCGACACCCCACAGATCACGTTCAGGAACATCGAGGTGCTGCCGGACTACCTCTCCCAGGACGACCTCACCTACGCGGGCGCGAAACGGCGGATCATCCTGTCCGAGCAGGGCTGCAACACCCCCGGCGACACCGCCGATGCCGAACGCCTGCAGGCCGCCTGCTACGCGTACGCCTACTACAAGATCCGCTTCCTGGACGGCATCGACGCGTTCATCCTGCACCGGCACGTCGACCACCAGCAGGAGGGCGGTCTGCGGCTCGGCCTGTGGACGTGGGACGACCAGCGGTCCGAGGCGGCGATGCCGGGGCGGCGCAAACGAAGCTACGACGTGTTCGCCGGCATCGACACCGCGCGGTCCCTGGAGGTCACCGACTTCGCCAAGTCGGTGATCGGCATCCGGGACTGGGCCGACGTCGTCCCCGGCTTCGACCCGGGAAAGCTCGCCGAGCGCACACCACCCTCCCAGGTCGGGACCAGCAACGGCGCGAGGCCGGTACGCCCGCACGTCCTCGCCGATTTCGAGACCGGTCCGGACGGGTGGCGCGTGTCTGACAACGCGGCCGCTGTCTCGACGGTGGCCGGCGGCTACCACGGACGCCGCGCGCTGCGGGTGCGGTTCGACGCGGCCTCGTTGCCGGCGTGGTCCCGTGACGCCAAGACGTGGAAGGGCGCCGACGTCGTTCTCCCGCAGCCGGTGGACGCGACCGCCACGCCGCACCTGAGTCTCGCCGTGCGGGTGCCGACACCCGCAGCGGGAGAGTTCAAGCCGGGCAACGTCTTCTACGCCAAGGTGCGCGCGTACGCGGCCGACGGGCAGGTGGCGTACGGCCTGGCACGGTTGGACCCCCGGCGCGGCTGGAACGTCCTGTCCCTGGACCTGTCCGGTTGGAAGGAGCGGTCACAGCTGGCCCGGGTGAAGGTATGGGTGCGCGGGTCCACCGACGACGACTGGCGCGGCAGCTTCGACGTGGACGACGTCGCGGTGTCCGGTGAGGTCGCGCCGGGCGGGGCGGTCCCGAACCTCGACGTCTCGGCGACGGTCGCCGCTCACCACCCGGTCGGTTCGAGGCTGTCGGTGAGGGTCACCAACAACGACGTACGCCCGCTGGCCGGCAAGCTCAGCTTGCGCCCCTGCGACGGTGTGGCGGTGTCACCGGACATGTTGGACGTCGACGGGATCGGGACCGGAGCAGCCAAGACGTACGACACCACCGTGACGTCGTTCGACCCGGCCGACGCCGACCATCCGGTCGTGTGCGCGGCCTACGACGGACTGGTGCTGCCGGTGGAGTTCACGGTGCCCGCCGCCACGCCCACGTCGCTGTTCACCTTCGATGACGGGGTGCAGGGGTGGAAGGCGGGGGACAACGTGACGTCGGTGGCGAGCGTGGGCAGCTTCGCCAACGGGCCCGGGTCCCCACACGGCGGGGCCGGTGCGCTGGAGGCGACCGGTGCCGCCGCTCCGGCTTCGGAGAGCAGGACCGTCGCCGTCGACCCGGCTACCCCGCTGGACCTGTCCGGAGCGAAGGCCGTCGTCGCCTGGGTGGACTCCTACGGAGGCGCACCCGGAGCGACCGGATACGAGGCGACGCTGACGCTGGTCAGCGGAGCCGAGCGCCGGTCGGTGACGGTGGGATCTTTCACGCCGGACAGGTGGAACGAGCTGCGCGTCGACGTCGGCGACTGGGCGGCGCGGGACCGGATCACCCGGATCGAGGTCGGCTTCCGGGCGATCGGGTCGGACACGCCCTGGAGCGCGAGGTTCCAGGTCGACGACGTCGCCTGGCTCGACTGACGTCCCACCCGCGCTCAGGTTGAGAATCGACTACACGCCGGCTCTCTCGTGGTGGTCTTCGTGGCTCGCCTGCTGGGGAATCCGGGTCTGCTCGTGTTCTTCTGCAAGCTCGTAGCTGCGCAGGCCGTTTCCCAACGCGAAGAAGGTCGGGGCCCACTCACCGACGAAGATCCCCCACCGGTCCGCACGGTCGATGCCGGCCCGCTCTTTCCGGTTCGAGACCATCCAGGATGCGACCGAAAGTCCGATACTGGCGAACCCGGCGATGTATGCGTGCTCGGACCTGATTCCCATTTCATGCAGCTTGCGAAGCATGGGACCTCCTCTGAACGCGCGCCCTGTTACGTCGACGCTCGCACCGTAGGCACGGCCGGTCGGTGGGGGCACGAGACCGGTGACCTGTCGGCTTGGGACCAACGCAGTGAGCCCGACCGGCCTGGTCGCGGGGCCTCACCTCACCTTGTGTGGTTGCGCCGCGCTCCTCAGGTGAGCAGGAGGACGGCGTAGGCCGCGAGCCAGTGCTCCACCATGTAGTCGCTTCCGGCGACGTGCGGCAATGCCACGTCGGCATGCTGCCGCATCGCCGTGAGCGCGACGCCCACCCGCGGGTCGTCGGCGGGAAGGGACTCGGCGATCCGGCGCCAGCACCACGCGCGGCTCGCGTTCAGGCCGTGCAGGTGGGCGATCTGGCCGTCGCTGTCGTCGGACACGACGGCCGGGGTGAACAGGGCCGCCGGACGTCCGTCGGCGAGTCGGGGAAGGAACCGTTCGAGCCAGCCGGGAAACTCCTCCGCGGGCACCAACTGGGCCATCAGCTCGGCCTCGGTCAGCGCGGGGGAGAGGAAGTCGTTGCCGGACGGCTCCCACGCACCCGGGTAGTCGCGGTCGTCACCGAACCACCGGTGCGTGGCCGTGACGAAGGCGTCCAGCAGCTCCGGGTCGCCGGCGGCCGCGCGGGCCCGGGCGTACGGAAGCGACAGGGAGACGGCGAAGGCGCTGTTGGAGTGCACGCCGTACCGCACCGGATAGGTCGCGTCGGGCAGCCACCGCAGGAAGTTCCCGGTCAGCGTCTCGGCGAGCGGGGTGAAGCGTTCCGCCCACCGCCGGGCGTCCGGGTCGTCCCAGCCGGCGAGTTCGTGGGCGAGCCGCAGTGCCCATCCCCACCCGTAGGGGCGCTCCCGGCGACCTCCGACACTGTCGACCATGTACGCGGCCTCGGCGGCCAGGCCGTCGGTGCTGAGATGGCTGTCGAGGGCCGCCCGGATCTCCTCCTCCGGCAGCGCCCCGACCGGGACACCGCGGCTGCCCGTCGCGAGCAGGCGCACGAGCAGCCAGTACATCTCCACACACGAGTGCCAGTCGTAGCTGCCGTAGAAGACCGGGTGCTGTGCGCGCGGCCGGTGCGGGAAGTCACCCGGCGCCCGCATCGTGTGTGGGAGGGCGTACGGGAACTCCCGGTCGATGTTGTCCAGCGCCACCCGTGCGTAGGAGCCGGCGTTCGCCTCCAGCTGTTCTCGCTGCTCCAGCCGTTCCCGCCACTGCTCGACCACCGGGCATCGCTCCTCGCGTCGACGTCGCCTGACCCTACCGAGTGACGGCGGGGTCAGGCGACGTCGAGCCACCGAGGAAGGCGACGTCGAGCCAGCTAGTAGATCGCTGCCTCCGCGGCGACTCCGTTGCTGTCCCCGAGCACACCGACCTCGAACCGCTGACAGCTCAGGTTCGTCGGGCTGCCGTCGGTGCAGTTGATCAGTCCCTTGTCGACGGCCACCACCAGATGGGCGTACCCGGACTCGAAGCTCACGGTCTTGTTCGCACCCCTCGCGAGCTCACCCAGCTCCTCCCAGCTGTTGGTCTGGGCGCTCCAGTGGTGCAGCCAGACACTGCGGTTGTCGGTGTTGAGGTTCGTCAGCTTCAGCGACTTGAGCCCCGGCGGCCGCTCGGCGGTGACGTTCAGGTTGACCTTGCTGCCCTGGTTGACCAGCGTGCCGGGCGGAGGGTCCTGCGCGACGACCTTCAGCCGGTTCATGTCGATCTCGCCGGTGGGGTTCCAGACGAAGCCGATCCCCAGCCCGACCGCACCGAGCAGGTCGTTGGCCGCCTTCTCGGTCACGCCGACGACGTTCGGCACCCGCACCTGCGCGGGCGGGGGCGGCGGAGGAGGCGGGGGCGGGCTGTAGACGGGAACGGAGACGCCGACGCGGGTCCAGTTCAGCTGGGCGCCGTCGGAGTTGCCGAGCCACCAGTTCCTGTCGCCTGGCGTGTAGAAGAGGACGTCGGTGCG containing:
- a CDS encoding extracellular solute-binding protein, coding for MVALHVPAVPRTHRSRALRSALLGAVALLLALSGAACAGSDSAGSTGGGKLTITVEGPNQWNDSGSSFGKPWEDLVAAFEKAEPDIRVKTVVLPLNSFSQTISTHLAAGTAPELVFNQAPHQPYMVAPLDEYLKKPNPYIRSGPGSRQWLDVFRKRYYGIGNPASRNADGHVEFVPFNLVGTGVFYNREAFGKAGIKAPVETFEDLIGACGRLKAAGYTPLAMDRSDLGPGWTMATISGMLLDSWVDKINVYTVDGKPGKASSSTGAPVVAGKSMAKAVLTGELTTRTPQVVESHKLIKQMWDACVDKDWSGNTEGLNGAVVGLRDFASGKAGMAWGVNFGVSALKDVKFSFASMPFPQITKASTPLATGAPARFGAGVGGTSYMIPSTVKGEKLAAAIKFLQFVSTPKNIQPWLSRTGGISAVEGASGADATKAFADGTWGDSIPLAVPGGPPGVTTLSLYEGWLLGTKSLSQQESYLQDMWTKGQRQAVKDNKWDKEPWAK
- a CDS encoding carbohydrate ABC transporter permease gives rise to the protein MSVRSRRRRRHQTAIKAALSLIVFVGLFPFLFMLVTSFKTNQQYYESWWLPTLPLHLDNYTRAWAQIRPYFVTSVVVAAAAIVGALVLCTVAAFVFARYRFFGRNVLFGLVAALLMVPGIASLIPMFVLMRDLGLLNTRVVLVIPHLVGGAVLGTLLMKTFVEQLPQELFDAARVDGAGGPRLFVSIALPLSLPVVGTIALVTVIGVWNDFFWPLLTVTENELRTVSAGLQFFQTQNATEYGPLFAGYAIASIPLLILFVFLSKYFLAGLQGGLPGVGGNK
- a CDS encoding DUF2891 domain-containing protein, coding for MVEQWRERLEQREQLEANAGSYARVALDNIDREFPYALPHTMRAPGDFPHRPRAQHPVFYGSYDWHSCVEMYWLLVRLLATGSRGVPVGALPEEEIRAALDSHLSTDGLAAEAAYMVDSVGGRRERPYGWGWALRLAHELAGWDDPDARRWAERFTPLAETLTGNFLRWLPDATYPVRYGVHSNSAFAVSLSLPYARARAAAGDPELLDAFVTATHRWFGDDRDYPGAWEPSGNDFLSPALTEAELMAQLVPAEEFPGWLERFLPRLADGRPAALFTPAVVSDDSDGQIAHLHGLNASRAWCWRRIAESLPADDPRVGVALTAMRQHADVALPHVAGSDYMVEHWLAAYAVLLLT
- a CDS encoding sugar ABC transporter permease — translated: MGEVATAAVEHRRDSSDREGQQGRGSRPGRRRRTRFPWYAYLALVPLFATLAVFAYYPAASGIWHSFYEWRPGFDSPFVGLGNYTTMMADDLWWKSFRNLGFIFVFGVTIAWALPLQAAELIISLDSKRAQFTFRTLLIAPMAFPGVVTVLLWAAMYEPTNGVINRVLRGAGLGFLAQNWVGDPKYALLSLLFIGFPFVAGLPFLVFLTTLQNVSAEIFEAAELDGCGRLRRLVAIDLPLMTGQLKLLVFLATIGVLQYGFAAYLLTGGGPDNATQVPVLRMLGVAFQGSQWGYAAALSTTLFAMTIALSVVIVFVRRRGDADVRPL
- a CDS encoding DUF5722 domain-containing protein is translated as MPGRLRRRSPLTVALALAGLLTATVAAMPAVAIASAPATTSAAATSSEGITAVSAHDTTVEVGGSVAEAGAQVAIYVLGAEADAADYDNGTAVARTTSGADGAFAASFPRTDQAGRDRLYDQYVAVAGSGADARVVGGPRYVDRLDFTPARDFDYPKAASKKGLQVEMTDDAEELGVQHAGINVAFNEIMRNGPGDDPSKVVPFESGGRTFYFDADAVARLDGQIKPLSDNGILVNLILILYQSGDPNSAWPILHDPDAAVGSGTVYAFNTKTAEGVAYFTAAVEFLADRYTRADQAHGRAVGYIVGNEVDAQWVWANSGDTPLEQFLPAYARAVRIAWQATRKYWSGARTYVSLTHCWTTVCGDNPDPANPTRFYAGKDVVDQLNALTKRTGDVGWNVAYHPYPENLFDPAFWNDKAATPGFDTPQITFRNIEVLPDYLSQDDLTYAGAKRRIILSEQGCNTPGDTADAERLQAACYAYAYYKIRFLDGIDAFILHRHVDHQQEGGLRLGLWTWDDQRSEAAMPGRRKRSYDVFAGIDTARSLEVTDFAKSVIGIRDWADVVPGFDPGKLAERTPPSQVGTSNGARPVRPHVLADFETGPDGWRVSDNAAAVSTVAGGYHGRRALRVRFDAASLPAWSRDAKTWKGADVVLPQPVDATATPHLSLAVRVPTPAAGEFKPGNVFYAKVRAYAADGQVAYGLARLDPRRGWNVLSLDLSGWKERSQLARVKVWVRGSTDDDWRGSFDVDDVAVSGEVAPGGAVPNLDVSATVAAHHPVGSRLSVRVTNNDVRPLAGKLSLRPCDGVAVSPDMLDVDGIGTGAAKTYDTTVTSFDPADADHPVVCAAYDGLVLPVEFTVPAATPTSLFTFDDGVQGWKAGDNVTSVASVGSFANGPGSPHGGAGALEATGAAAPASESRTVAVDPATPLDLSGAKAVVAWVDSYGGAPGATGYEATLTLVSGAERRSVTVGSFTPDRWNELRVDVGDWAARDRITRIEVGFRAIGSDTPWSARFQVDDVAWLD